The Pararge aegeria chromosome 8, ilParAegt1.1, whole genome shotgun sequence genome window below encodes:
- the LOC120626025 gene encoding E3 ubiquitin-protein ligase MARCHF8-like: MPVQQINVKNSSDIESWEWGGGCGRETVRVGSGSSQTSCSNSSGDICRICHCESEVHNPLLAPCYCSGSLKYVHQSCLQQWLTASETRSCELCKFNFIMHTKIKPFSEWRLLEMSGVERRRLCCAVLFHCVAALCVMWSLFVLIERAVEEVNRGLIAWPFWTKLVVVAVGFTGGAVFMYIQCRQYLHLCNRWRAHNRILLIQNAPEKIPISGSPPMRCKRRERSTSGQVEARIEQPPPPVDYSVEDESGGFETYRANPHRRLSALADARLRRERTPADARRSSDTRLAPAPPPDAAPPPLEGGVYHINVDPLEADIRSLLALEARRQARAARSLPNLRASCESLLPAPATPLASAPLASTPLAPAPPAPAPPPS, from the exons ATGCCGGTTCAGCAAATAAACGTGAAGAACTCTTCTGATATCGAAAGCTGGGAATGGGGCGGAGGATGTGGCAGAGAAACTGTACGCGTAGGGTCTGGGAGCAGTCAGACTTCCTGCAGCAATTCCAGCGGCGATATTTGTCGAATCTGTCATTGCGAAAGCGAAGTGCATAACCCTTTACTAGCACCCTGCTATTGTTCTG GAAGCCTTAAATATGTGCACCAGAGTTGCCTTCAACAATGGCTAACAGCTTCTGAAACAAGATCGTGTGAACTAtgcaaattcaattttattatgcACACAAAAATTAAACCATTCAGTGAG TGGCGTTTATTAGAAATGTCGGGAGTGGAGAGGCGTCGGctatgctgtgctgtgctgtttCACTGTGTGGCGGCACTCTGTGTGATGTGGTCACTGTTCGTGCTGATAGAGCGTGCAGTCGAAGAGGTCAATCGGGGGCTTATTG CGTGGCCATTCTGGACGAAGCTAGTGGTTGTGGCGGTAGGATTCACCGGCGGCGCGGTGTTCATGTACATTCAGTGCCGTCAGTACTTACATCTGTGCAACCGCTGGAGGgcccataacag GATACTCCTCATCCAAAACGCCCCGGAGAAGATTCCGATATCGGGCTCGCCGCCGATGCGCTGCAAGCGTCGCGAGCGCAGCACGAGCGGCCAGGTGGAGGCTCGCATCGAGCAGCCGCCGCCGCCAGTCGACTACAGCGTGGAAGACGAGAGCGGCGGCTTCGAGACCTACCGCGCCAACCCGCACCGTCGCCTGTCCGCGCTGGCCGACGCGCGCCTGCGCCGAGAACGCACGCCCGCCGACGCGCGTCGCTCGTCCGACACGCGCTtggcgcccgcgccgccgcccgacgccgcgccgccgccgctagag GGCGGCGTGTACCACATCAACGTGGACCCGCTGGAGGCCGACATCCGTTCGCTGCTGGCGCTGGAGGCGCGGCGCCAGGCTCGGGCCGCTCGCTCGCTTCCCAACCTGCGCGCCTCGTGCGAGAGCCTGCTGCCCGCGCCCGCCACGCCACTCGCGTCCGCGCCGCTCGCGTCCACGCCCCTCGCGCCCGCtccgcccgcgcccgcgccgccacCCTCCTGA